A stretch of Carassius auratus strain Wakin unplaced genomic scaffold, ASM336829v1 scaf_tig00012944, whole genome shotgun sequence DNA encodes these proteins:
- the LOC113073832 gene encoding neuronal pentraxin-2-like — MEARNSSSSYSSSLRDLLQRKINALEEQLHHHYDSNNNHHDDHHDDHYFSHHRNHHHHHYDRYSDHHIDHQGNHQENHQSGHDDHHDTQHKNNHHDDHHDTQYKNNHHGDHHDDGHHGSGHHGNDDHVHHLQTSIQPPGSRVPVRGDINKLDAVLSNLQHRTPEPGPSKKAKNPDAFQIGFPMRTTYMYGRIIQLHAVTLPLSLTDSKWHHLCVTWSTRDGMWEAYLDGVKRGSGENLSPWHPIKPGGVFILGQEQDTLGGRFDATQSFVGEMSDLQLWSRVLTSTEIYNQVSCSSHLTGDVITWSESLVELHGGVTKYPFDPCH, encoded by the exons ATGGAG GCAAGAAATTCATCCAGTTCCTATTCAAGTTCATTGAGAGACCTCCTGCAGCGGAAGATTAACGCACTAGAAGAACAGCTCCATCATCACTATGACAGTAATAATAACCACCATGATGACCATCACGATGACCATTACTTTAGCCACCATCgtaatcaccatcatcatcactacGACCGTTACAGTGACCACCACATTGACCACCAAGGCAATCACCAAGAAAATCATCAGAGTGGCCATGATGATCATCATGACACCCAGCACAAAAACAACCACCACGATGATCATCATGACACccagtacaaaaacaaccaccaTGGTGATCATCATGATGATGGCCATCATGGCAGTGGACACCATGGAAATGATGATCATGTCCACCATCTACAAACCTCAATCCAACCACCGGGGTCAAGAGTGCCTGTCCGTGGAGACATCAACAAATTAGATGCAGTGCTGAGTAACCTTCAACACAGAACTCCAGAACCAG GACCAAGTAAGAAGGCCAAGAACCCTGATGCTTTTCAGATTGGCTTCCCGATGCGCACCACTTACATGTATGGGCGAATTATTCAGTTACAT GCAGTtactcttcctctttctctgacGGACAGTAAGTGGCACCACCTCTGTGTAACATGGTCCACACGTGACGGCATGTGGGAGGCTTATCTGGACGGTGTAAAAAGGGGCTCTGGAGAGAATCTGTCCCCGTGGCATCCCATTAAACCAGGAGGAGTCTTCATCCTTGGACAGGAGCAG GACACTCTGGGCGGCCGTTTTGATGCCACACAGTCTTTTGTGGGTGAGATGTCGGATCTGCAGCTGTGGTCGCGTGTGCTCACCTCTACTGAGATCTACAACCAAGTGTCCTGCTCCAGCCATCTCACCGGTGACGTCATCACCTGGAGCGAGTCCTTGGTGGAACTTCACGGAGGTGTCACAAAGTATCCGTTTGACCCATGTCATTAG